TGCCTTACTCGGTTTCCCACACATGCTGGGGTAGCAAGCGGATTGACAAGTGGCGGTTGCTATTTGGTCACCTCTCTGGCGAGTATGATGCTGATCAAGACGATTAAGATCAACGGTCAGGAAGGTCTGGCGGTAAGCTATTTTGTATTTGCACTATGTATAGCACTATCCCTGTTCATTTTCATGAGATCTATGAAAACTTCTCAGATAACAACAGTTGGCCATTAGTTTTCCGGATCAATAACAGGAGAATTATTGAAAATTAGCGATTAATACGGTATATTGGCGTAACTGTTCCTCTGCATTATGCTTGGAAATTTTTACTTATAAAGCATTTTGAGATGGAAAAATCAGCACATATATACGCTCTACTGATTGGAAATGATATAAACAACATTTCTCCCGGAAAAAGCTGGAATGATCTCCTTCAGGAGATAAAAACAAAGTTTCGTATCCAGGATATAGAAGATACAGATAAGCCTTTTCCAATGCTCTATGAAGAAATCTTTTTAAAAGCAATAAGAGCTGGAATGCTCCACGAGAAGGAGCTCAAAACCTATATAGCAAATCGGGTTTCTGAAATAAATCCAAACACTATACACGAACAAATTCGCCAACTTCCGGTGTCCCATATTATGACCACAAACTACGAGTATACGCTGGAAGGTCAGGTACCGGTTAAAAACGATAGCGTCGTTAAGGAAACAACCTACAGTATATATCGCAGACATCAGCTGGATAAAAAAACGTATTGGCATATTCACGGAGAGTGCAACAGTCCGAATTCTATAAATCTCGGCTATGAGCATTACTGCGGACAGCTACAGGGAATGAGAAATTATACCATATCCGGCACCAATTACAGC
The Sphingobacterium spiritivorum genome window above contains:
- a CDS encoding SIR2 family protein, with product MEKSAHIYALLIGNDINNISPGKSWNDLLQEIKTKFRIQDIEDTDKPFPMLYEEIFLKAIRAGMLHEKELKTYIANRVSEINPNTIHEQIRQLPVSHIMTTNYEYTLEGQVPVKNDSVVKETTYSIYRRHQLDKKTYWHIHGECNSPNSINLGYEHYCGQLQGMRNYTISGTNYSNSRVDNTSFIRQLAKGNKIVCQSWIDLFFTTDIHIFGLALDFVETDLWWLLTYRARSKFYKRNPFIRNTIYYYIPEYYTERSKAKLDLLKTHDVKIVIINENDKQSYYQCILDRLKNRI